A region of the Sarcophilus harrisii chromosome 3, mSarHar1.11, whole genome shotgun sequence genome:
aattgggattaagtgacttgcccagggtcacacaactaggaagtgttaactcaggtcctcctgatttcagggctggtgctctacccactgcaccatctagctgcccctaatgaACATGCATTTTTGAGAGCTTAGTctgtgtggttcacaacatagcattttcactctttttgttattgttagtttgtattttattttccttctcattttttcctgtttgatttgatttctcttgtatgacatgataattgtataaatctgtatgcatatattggatttaacatatatttcgaCCATATTTAATGCATATTGGATTACTCACCATCTAGGAGAGGTggtgaggaaaaggggaaaattggaacacacgGTTTtgaaagggttaatgttgaagaattatccatgcatatgttctgaaaattaaaaaagctttaataaaaaaaaaaaaaagatcttactCTGTGTCAGGCACGATGCTACATGGTTCCAGACATGTGATCCAGCTCCTAAATGGGCACAGAAGTGGGAGCGGGCTGTCCTGTTTGAACATCAGGATGCCAGAATTGTTGGGCCACAGCATCCTTAAGAGAAGCAAAGTATAAAATGATGGGAAAGATGCCAAAAGCTTGTGGAGCTCTAATctgatttagaattagaagagactcAGAGATCAAGTCTaaccctcccattttacaaagagatCCACAGGTgactgacttgcctagggtcgcACACCTAGTAGGTGtttcaggtaggatttgaacccagggatCCCTGATTCCCAATGCAGCGTTATTCATTAGAccaggaataaatgtaaagtcctatctgtggggtaaaaaaaaaatctctttccatttttttgtggGTAAAAACAGAGACATAGTCTTTCCTGTGACAACACAAAACTCCATCAAGCTAGTGTTATTTCTTTATTCTGCTTCTAGTTgtctcccctcaccccttcctctctcccccttccccctcaaGAGGTGTGAGtacttgggattttctttaaGGCTTATAATTAGATGCTGGTTGGACAGGGATGGCAGCTAAATGCACATCCTGATTCTGTAAGGGAAATCTTTtcttgctattttattttctgtgctgTGTGATTCAGGATCTACTCTGATTGTCTGAGATTGGCTCGTTCAATAAGCTCCAAAATTTGTTGGACTTTCGGTCCAAACTCCAGGGTGGGATGTACCATAAGACTTTGGGAAGCTTTTTAGACTTCAGTGTGGAAGCTGGACAGCTCCTTTGGGGAAGGAGCTGAGAAGGTAATGGAGGGAGTGaatgagataaataaaaaaagcaattattgAGAGTTTTCCTGTGCCCCAGGCACTAAAAACAGACAGTTCCTGAATTCAAAAAGCTTGACTAGGACTGTCCTTTGTTCTCTCACTGCTTGTCTAAGCAGCCTGATTCCAAGGTTGGGGGAAagagtcaaaaagagaaaataattctctttctctgtctctctctgagagagacagagaaagagaattatttctctctctctctctctctctctctctctctgtctctctctctctctcacacacgcacacacacacacacatctcagaTCTTGCAATTATGATAAAGTCATCATGTGGAAGGGATATTATATTAtgtcctccttccccctttttagcTCCCTTTTAGATATtgttttcccctattagaatacaagcttcttgagggcaggggctatttttattttagcttgTATTAACAAtcccagtgctcagcacagtgcctggcacatagtaaatgcttattaaatgcttcttgTTTTGTGTCTAGGAGTTTAAATTCTAATAGGTGAAGATAGCACataaaatgaagcagaaaagGGATGTTGTAGGGAAAGTAGGTGGGAGCAAGATGAAGAGATAGGAATAGAAAGCCAGGAGGAGGGAAGTCAGTCTATGGCTGGTTCTGATATTTCTTCTAATAAGGGCTGCAGGCAACAACTCAGCAAATGGGAGGAGCTGTCCAGCTTTGGGGCAGGCTGGGGGTTCTCCATTGGGAGAAGGCAGTTGGGAAAGAAGTGGAAAAAGCCACAGAATTTGTCCAGTTTTCATTTGCTCTCTATACTTGAGATGaacattattctatttctttttatagatatttttatgtTTCAGTCTTGTTACAATCTTGTTACAATTTATTATGGGATGAGGTAGggatataaatacatttatatttttttggacTTGCTGTTACGATGTTTCTCAGTGACATGATTCTATCCTACCATCGCAGGCAGAGTGAATTggtttttcagggaaaaagaattggtttccatttttctctgcccccttccctctatttttatctttctctgaatccccttcccccaccagCCATCTCCACTGTTATTAGAAAAATTGGATGAATGGGAGACATGCCCTCTGGAACAGAAGGTATCCCAAAGAAAGGGCACATCAAACTGAATAGTTAGAAATGCAATGACTAGTTATGATGTGAACTCCAAAAGGATAGAAGTTCTGGAGATCCCATTGGTACCTGGAGCAGTAGAACTAGCAGTGTCCTCGAGTGGCTAACAGCATTTGAGAGACAAACCAATGGCAAATTAGACACTGTGGAAAAGTAGCTTCAGGGAGTGAAATGTCTCATAAAGAAAAGGTTTTGGCTCTGGGATCCAAAAGGGCACTGAAGCTTGGAGCCCAGGAgaacatgacaaataaggaaaacttcatgagttctcaacaaagagagaaaaagactttCAGTCATTAGAACTGTGAGTTTACCTTTTGGCTCTTACACATCTTTTAAGTTTGAACTCTTTCTCCCTAGGACGTGGGAGGAGGAAGTACACCCATGGTTTCAGAGGATCAAAAATgatcagattttttaaattaaataaaaatttaaaaaaccatttttattGATGTTGATTATATTTTCCACTAGTCTCTCTTCCTGTGCCTCTTTCAAGAGCCATTTCATTTAACAAACAACATTTTaccactttcattttttcataatagctttttattttcaaaatatatgcaatgatatttttcagcattcacccttgaaaaccttgggttccaaatttttctctttccctcccctctatCTCTTATTTATCACCAATATAGGatgaatatgtgcaattcttctaaatatatttcctcatttaacaaacaaaaattttaaaaatcaaaaaagaaaggaagagaaaaaaattagtatagctgataaatagatttaaaagtctcaaaatatatgcagtaAAGTACACTTTTGGACCTCCCATCTGTACAAAGGAATAGGCTATCAGATCTATGATCTTCTCATAGCTCTTCTTTGGAATCATTCATGTTCCTTATATTTTGGTTATATTTacttctgagtgtgtgtgtgtgtgtgtgtgtgtgtggattcTTTCTACTTACATGTTTCtagtcattttatattatattttcttctctctgcttacttcactttatatcTGTTTATGTGGATTTTTCCATGTTCCtccttatttataatatttttatttctcatagcaaagtaatattctattacattcacgtAGGACAATTTGTTTAGTCCTTCTCTGATGGATGGGCATCTATTTTGCTTCCAGTTATTTGGTATCATAAAAAGAGTTCCTAATAGTGGAATTTCTGGGTTAAAAAgtagggaaattttatattcacCTTATTTACATAATACAAGTCTTCCCCAATGGTTGTACTGATTGACagttctatcaacaatgcattaatatacTTACCTTCCCACAACCCTTCCAACATCgaccattttcatcttttgtaagCTTTGTTAATTTGGGGGGTCTGGGATAGGAGGATTAAAAAACATAGGAACTAGGAACTGTCCATATTATATCTTCTCAGTAaatactttttctaaaatagctAATGGAGTTCAATTGATTAATTGAACATGGGAAGCTCACCAATGGGGACTCATGAATACCAGACATACAACCAATCCCTCAGGGTTACCTCCTAGAGCCATGAGAAGAGGAGCAGCTCTGGGAACCTGACCTGCAAATCTGATCAGGAACTGGGGATGTGAGCCCAGAGTGTATCCTATATGTAAAGCTTTTAAGAAATTGGATGTGATTCTCTTTAAGTGTTACTTCTACTGGTAACTCGAGTGAAATGGAAGTCAAGTAAGATCACAGGTAGTAGGCAGGGCTTCTGCTGTAGATATAGAACCTTTTTATTTATAGAGAATGTCAAGGAATTGATAAATTCAAGGGTTATTTCCTTTGTGGCAGATGGCTTTTGATGTGGGTTATTATGGTTTATGATTACTCCTTTCTTGGGCTTAATCACACTAGACAAGGATTTAGCAGTAGCTGAATTTTCCTTTTACATGAAGGAGAAACATGTTCTCCCCCTGAATACTCTGCTTTTTAGTTCTTTTGTGACATTTATCTCCTTTCTACCTATTTGACCTCTGCTTCTTCATCCAGATCATCATGGGTATCTctcaaggctctgtcctgggACCTTTTCATTTTGcactctatttttgtttttttatttttatattttcttttttttctattaaaactttttatctttcaaaacatatgtgtggacaattcttcaacattagcccttgcaaaaccttgtgctccaattcccccaccccttctcccatgCACTCCCCTccatggcaagtagtccaatatatgttaaatccaatatattgcACTCTCTTTTTGAACTCATCAACTCCCATGTatacaattatcatctctatgcagaagTACCCATGGAAGACAGAAGTGGCTAGACCTGGGTGTGAACTATTGGTTGTTACTCAACTTTACATCCTATAGGTCAGATTTCTGAAGGCGAGAGTCCCTGGCCAATTCACTCCGGGATCCCATAGCCAGAGAGTCATTCATAACAAAGTTATGAAAGTTAGAAACAGTGCCCAGAGAATCACGGAGTGGCAGTCCCCCAAGGCCACAGTTTATAGAGATGCAGAGGGAAGAAAGATGCAGTTCTCACAGGGATGGAATAGGGACCGAATCCCCTATCTCTGTGTTTTTGGCCACAggttctttctctccccttcttcctccattcctccctaAGACTGCAAAAGCTGGGGCCTGAGGGGGAAGGGCAAATGTTGCTCAAAGCCACCAGCAGTGTTTGCTGAACTAAGTGAGGGGATGGAGCAATTTCTGCTGACCCCAAAGGAACCATCGGAAGGAACCTTGTGAAAAAGGGGGTGGAAGAGTCTAAGAACAGGTTTGAAAACCAGAGATATTTGAAGAGGGAGTGAATGAGGGTGATGAAATCTAGGGTCGGGATGATGTCATCTCAACCCCTCACAGCGGGGAGGGGTCCCTTCTTTTAGCTCTGAGTGAAGGACGACTAGACCCAATATGTATCTAGACCCGTACCTTGTCCAGGAAGACTTTTATATGGAGTTCATGGTATAGTTTGTCAAGCAAGCAGGGGCTGTGAGTCCTTAGAACACAGAGGACAGGAGACCAGAGCCTATGAGCCCACTGGCATAGGGCGTAGAAGGTTATCATCACAAGGGTACCTGGGAAGTTGACCGCTAATAATGGGGACACAAAGGCTTAAAACATGAAATACGAGAACCGGGAAGGGTTTTAAAAATCGGAACAGAGACTGAGGACTGCAGAAGAAGAAAGATTATCAGGCACCAAGGCAGCCCCCAGAGACCCCCGAGATTGGAGTCTCCTCACAGAGCCTATGTCTCGGTGACGGTCGCGGGGGCCGCAGAGACGGAGCTGCTGCCGGTGGCCCCCGTGGCGGCGGACTCCTCGCTCAGAGCCCTCTCCAGGGCGGCGGGCAGGGAGCGGAAGAGTTTCTCCCTGAAGTCCCGACCTATGAAGACGTAGAGCAGGGGGTTGAGGCAGCTGTTGACGAAGGCCAGCGAGGAGGAGAACGGGCTCAGGTAGGGCAGAACCTGGGCGAGCTGAGGGTGGGCGTAGACGGAAGCCTCGACCATGCCCAGCACGTGGTGAGGAAGCCAGCAGAGGAAGAAGGCGACCACCACGGCCGTGAGGATCCGGAAGGGCCGGCTGGAGCGCACCCTGCGCATCCCGCTCCACAGCTTGGCCGTGATGAGCCCGTAGCAGACGCTGATGATGAGGAGGGGGATGAGGAAGCCCAGGGAGAAGCGGGTCAGCACCAGGGACCAGTGGCGGTTCTCAGCCCAGAAGTCCACGTACTCCTCGTCCTCCCCCGCCTCGTCCAAGTTTCTAAATTCAAAGTAGCAGAAGGTGATCTCGTCCTCCGTGTCCGTGGTCCTGAAGATGAACGTGGGCAGCGAGAAGGCG
Encoded here:
- the LOC111720241 gene encoding N-formyl peptide receptor 2 gives rise to the protein MENSSVLPSDAPLFPTPHPQTFWIISLMSAAWPSSWACSGLVLWVAGFRMSRTVTTVLFLNLAAADFAFTAFLPFVISSTILQPHWPFGWFLCKLLSFLAVLNMFASVFLLTLVALDRCVSVLWPIWARNHRKPRLAALAAAGVWIFAFAFSLPTFIFRTTDTEDEITFCYFEFRNLDEAGEDEEYVDFWAENRHWSLVLTRFSLGFLIPLLIISVCYGLITAKLWSGMRRVRSSRPFRILTAVVVAFFLCWLPHHVLGMVEASVYAHPQLAQVLPYLSPFSSSLAFVNSCLNPLLYVFIGRDFREKLFRSLPAALERALSEESAATGATGSSSVSAAPATVTET